The Peribacillus sp. FSL P2-0133 genome has a segment encoding these proteins:
- a CDS encoding LysR family transcriptional regulator, with product MNIENIEAFIYVCQLGSFNKAAEALYLTQPSVTARIQSLEREINLKLFHRNGNKISLTEKGEYFFPHAQKILQSYQEAKYGLQQVTVPFELVLGSALSISNNILPDILPAFKSKFKDVRIKIITGHSKDILHKVLNKEVDFGIIRTETHPQVESIRLYNDPISLVVPSNHPFLKEERITVEDVSKQPLIFFDYGSIDWLIIHRLFQSNGVNPNIYVEVDNMETAKNLVLQGLGISFLPEHCVRKEIENEELFRVEMTPPVKTNISIDFIYLKGKTKSVFMDFLKNKMFEKQ from the coding sequence ATGAATATTGAAAATATTGAAGCCTTCATTTATGTTTGTCAACTAGGTAGTTTCAATAAAGCAGCCGAGGCTCTTTATTTAACTCAACCTTCTGTAACAGCACGTATTCAATCCCTTGAACGTGAAATTAATTTAAAGCTTTTTCATCGAAATGGAAACAAAATTTCTTTAACTGAAAAGGGAGAATATTTCTTTCCACACGCACAAAAAATTCTTCAATCTTATCAGGAAGCAAAGTACGGATTACAACAAGTAACTGTACCTTTTGAGCTAGTACTTGGGAGTGCTTTGTCCATTTCCAACAACATTCTCCCTGATATTTTGCCAGCTTTTAAATCTAAGTTCAAGGATGTTAGAATCAAAATTATAACAGGACATTCTAAGGATATTCTACACAAGGTCCTTAATAAAGAGGTTGACTTTGGCATTATACGAACAGAAACCCACCCTCAAGTAGAATCAATTCGTCTTTATAATGATCCTATTAGCCTTGTTGTACCTTCAAATCATCCTTTTTTAAAAGAAGAAAGAATAACAGTAGAGGATGTAAGTAAACAGCCTCTAATCTTTTTTGATTATGGATCTATCGATTGGCTTATCATTCATCGTCTATTTCAAAGTAATGGTGTAAATCCGAATATATATGTAGAAGTTGACAATATGGAAACGGCTAAAAATTTAGTATTACAAGGTCTAGGCATTAGCTTTTTACCTGAGCATTGTGTAAGGAAGGAAATAGAAAATGAAGAGTTATTTAGAGTAGAAATGACTCCTCCTGTGAAAACGAATATTAGTATTGACTTTATCTATTTAAAAGGTAAAACTAAATCTGTTTTTATGGATTTTTTAAAAAATAAAATGTTTGAAAAACAATAA
- a CDS encoding amino acid racemase, producing MQKVVGIIGGMGPLATVDLMNKIISYTPAKKDQDHIHIIADNYSQIPDRTTAILGKGTDPTPFIVQSAQRLENAGADFLVMACNTAHFYFKSIKESVSIPILHMPLQTARFLHVNNMRRVGLLATDGTINTKLYQQSCQSYDIKAIEPDKQMQKEVMEGIYAIKGSDLEKGRFYLSRVADKLIKRGAEAIIAGCTEIPLVLKSSQNISIIDPTEILAKSAIKTATETESAKAIG from the coding sequence ATGCAAAAAGTAGTTGGGATTATTGGTGGAATGGGACCATTAGCAACTGTTGATTTAATGAATAAAATTATTTCTTATACACCTGCAAAGAAAGACCAGGATCATATCCATATTATCGCGGACAATTATTCACAAATACCTGATCGAACAACAGCTATTTTGGGAAAGGGTACAGATCCTACTCCTTTTATTGTACAATCGGCACAAAGGCTAGAAAATGCTGGTGCGGATTTTCTGGTAATGGCTTGCAATACTGCTCACTTTTACTTTAAATCAATAAAAGAATCCGTTAGTATCCCGATTCTACATATGCCTTTACAAACAGCTCGCTTTTTACACGTAAATAATATGAGGAGAGTAGGTTTGTTGGCTACTGATGGAACAATAAATACAAAACTGTATCAACAAAGTTGTCAATCCTACGATATTAAAGCCATTGAGCCTGATAAGCAAATGCAAAAAGAAGTGATGGAAGGAATATATGCTATTAAAGGGAGTGATTTGGAGAAGGGGCGTTTTTACCTTTCAAGAGTAGCTGATAAATTAATAAAAAGAGGGGCAGAAGCTATAATAGCAGGTTGTACAGAAATCCCTCTTGTACTTAAATCATCCCAAAATATTAGTATTATTGACCCAACAGAAATTTTAGCCAAATCGGCAATTAAAACAGCTACTGAGACAGAATCAGCTAAAGCAATTGGGTAA
- a CDS encoding cation:dicarboxylase symporter family transporter → MKKFFAFQVLIALFIGALIGHFFPVLGQSLRPIGDAFIHLIKMIVVPIVFTTIVIGSSGDGNIKKMGSLGLKTIIWFEFITTLILGLGLILVNILKPGAGLNLSHLAQKDITQLNESVTKVVDFKTMLVNIIPSNIVDAMAKSDLLAVIFFAILFGAAAGAIGKKSEPAMKFMESVANIMFKLTQMVMVTAPIGVLALMAASVGQYGIALLIPMAKLIGVVYLGLAIVIFVLFPIIGWFLKISYFKVFRMVWDLFLIAFSTTSTETILPQLMDRMEAYGCSKRVVSFVIPSGLSLNCDGSTLYLSVCSIFLAQAYGIPMDFGQQLIVMGVLVATSKGIAAVPSGSLVVLLATASAVGLPAEGVAIIAGIDRVLDMARTACNTPGHVLACIVVSKWEKEFRQGEWKAQTEQSSIRQVPPTF, encoded by the coding sequence ATGAAAAAGTTTTTTGCTTTTCAAGTATTAATAGCACTGTTTATTGGAGCACTTATCGGACATTTTTTTCCTGTACTTGGCCAATCCTTAAGACCAATTGGCGACGCTTTTATTCATCTTATTAAAATGATTGTTGTGCCTATTGTTTTCACCACTATTGTCATTGGGTCATCAGGTGACGGAAACATAAAAAAAATGGGTTCATTAGGACTTAAAACAATTATTTGGTTTGAATTTATTACCACTCTGATTTTAGGTTTAGGTCTTATACTAGTTAACATTTTAAAGCCTGGTGCCGGGCTCAATTTGTCCCACCTTGCTCAAAAGGATATCACACAATTAAATGAAAGCGTTACCAAGGTTGTCGATTTTAAAACGATGCTTGTTAACATCATTCCAAGCAACATTGTTGATGCGATGGCAAAAAGTGATTTATTAGCTGTTATATTCTTCGCTATTTTATTTGGTGCAGCTGCTGGAGCAATTGGCAAAAAGTCAGAGCCGGCAATGAAGTTTATGGAATCAGTTGCAAATATCATGTTTAAACTGACACAAATGGTCATGGTAACCGCACCGATTGGTGTACTCGCTCTCATGGCAGCCTCTGTAGGTCAGTATGGCATTGCCCTCTTAATCCCTATGGCAAAGTTGATTGGGGTTGTGTATCTTGGGCTTGCTATTGTTATTTTCGTTCTATTCCCAATAATTGGTTGGTTCTTGAAGATTTCTTACTTTAAAGTGTTTCGAATGGTATGGGATTTGTTCCTTATCGCTTTTTCTACAACAAGTACGGAAACCATTCTGCCTCAGTTAATGGATCGAATGGAGGCATACGGTTGTTCGAAACGCGTTGTTTCATTCGTTATTCCTTCTGGGCTATCACTGAATTGTGATGGTTCGACATTGTACCTTTCTGTTTGCTCTATTTTCTTGGCACAAGCATATGGCATCCCGATGGATTTTGGACAACAGTTGATTGTAATGGGGGTTCTCGTTGCAACCTCAAAAGGAATTGCTGCTGTTCCATCCGGTTCGCTAGTTGTCCTTTTAGCTACCGCATCAGCAGTTGGGCTTCCTGCAGAAGGCGTCGCAATTATTGCAGGAATTGACCGTGTGCTGGATATGGCACGTACTGCTTGTAATACTCCTGGACATGTTCTCGCTTGTATTGTGGTTTCGAAGTGGGAAAAAGAGTTCCGTCAGGGAGAATGGAAAGCTCAAACCGAACAGTCAAGCATTCGGCAGGTGCCACCAACATTTTGA
- a CDS encoding VOC family protein produces MKIIVTSIFVQDQDKALEFYSEKLGFVKKHDVPMGKFRWITLVSPEAHDGTELLLEPNEHPAAQEYQKKIFAEGIPATMFGVADINKEYKRLLENGVKFTMEPTKMGEVTIAVFDDTCGNLIQILQQ; encoded by the coding sequence ATGAAAATCATTGTTACCAGCATATTCGTACAAGACCAAGACAAGGCACTGGAATTTTATTCAGAAAAGCTGGGATTTGTAAAAAAGCATGACGTTCCCATGGGGAAATTCAGGTGGATCACGCTTGTTTCTCCCGAAGCTCACGACGGTACCGAGCTTTTACTCGAACCGAATGAGCATCCTGCCGCACAGGAGTATCAAAAGAAGATATTTGCCGAGGGTATCCCGGCAACAATGTTTGGCGTTGCAGATATTAATAAAGAGTACAAACGATTATTGGAAAACGGCGTGAAGTTTACTATGGAACCGACAAAGATGGGCGAAGTCACAATAGCTGTCTTCGATGATACATGCGGCAACCTTATTCAGATATTGCAGCAGTAA
- a CDS encoding metalloregulator ArsR/SmtB family transcription factor — translation MNWDKDAIFKALGDSTRRLILDELSERNELTLYELTVRLIMKHDISISRQAIAKHLSVLEDAGLVKSKRKGKYRVVIFNNEPLKNLLKGWIE, via the coding sequence ATGAATTGGGACAAAGACGCTATATTCAAAGCACTCGGAGACTCGACTCGGCGGCTTATATTAGACGAACTATCCGAACGCAACGAGCTGACGTTGTATGAACTTACGGTACGTCTCATTATGAAGCACGACATTTCCATTTCGCGACAAGCGATAGCTAAACATCTTTCTGTATTGGAAGATGCAGGGCTCGTAAAATCAAAACGAAAGGGAAAGTATCGAGTAGTTATATTCAACAACGAACCACTTAAAAATTTGCTAAAAGGATGGATAGAGTAA
- a CDS encoding GNAT family N-acetyltransferase, which produces MTVSLNQISTDERHILKNLYSLYLHDLSEYTEGLNISSDGSFEFDSFELIWKREGLTPFFLKKDKIIVGFLLLLERPFLNKEYDYSINDIFILKKYRRKGIAIALLKQLFKQKKGCYFVVELAKNIPAVIFWRKILNTLNIDFEEKKKIIDDEECLMQSFQI; this is translated from the coding sequence ATGACTGTTTCCTTAAATCAAATTTCCACAGATGAAAGGCATATTCTTAAGAATTTATATTCCCTTTATTTACATGACCTTTCGGAGTATACCGAGGGTTTAAACATATCATCAGATGGTTCATTTGAATTTGATTCATTTGAATTAATTTGGAAGAGGGAAGGGTTAACACCATTTTTTTTGAAAAAAGATAAGATAATTGTAGGGTTTTTATTACTCTTGGAAAGGCCGTTTTTAAATAAGGAATATGATTACAGCATTAATGATATTTTTATTTTGAAAAAATATAGAAGAAAGGGTATTGCCATTGCATTATTAAAGCAATTGTTTAAACAAAAAAAGGGTTGCTACTTTGTTGTTGAATTAGCCAAGAATATTCCTGCCGTTATATTTTGGAGGAAGATTCTTAATACGCTGAATATAGATTTTGAAGAAAAAAAGAAAATTATAGATGATGAAGAATGTTTGATGCAATCCTTTCAAATTTAA
- a CDS encoding VOC family protein, with translation MIKGFGGIFWRTKNIEEIKKWYSKVLKMEIDNWNGTIITPQSGNETIFSFFSENDRYFPTEQQVMLNFQVENLDDSIKHLEKMGVPLVMEKAINEFGKFIWIEDPEGRRIELWEK, from the coding sequence ATAATAAAGGGTTTTGGAGGAATCTTTTGGAGGACTAAAAATATAGAGGAAATAAAAAAATGGTATAGTAAAGTCCTGAAAATGGAAATTGATAATTGGAATGGTACCATTATTACACCACAATCAGGCAATGAAACTATCTTTTCCTTCTTTTCTGAAAATGACCGCTATTTTCCAACAGAACAACAAGTGATGTTAAACTTTCAAGTTGAAAATTTGGATGACAGTATCAAACATCTAGAAAAAATGGGTGTACCCCTTGTTATGGAAAAGGCGATTAATGAATTTGGAAAGTTTATTTGGATTGAAGATCCAGAGGGAAGACGTATAGAGCTTTGGGAGAAGTAA
- a CDS encoding alpha/beta hydrolase produces MDLYYEVNGNGHPVVLLTGGADVRNWTFVASLLAKHFKVVAFDGRGTGKSPSPLEDVNPVEDLLSLLEHLEINQATLIGHSMGGQIATEFALNYPEMVSKLVLLAPGLSGFSYSKEFEKNMKKIHEAAPDIDKMVELLLSDPSYRVVTVSPHRNLMVQMLRHHMKRMFDWPAVKLIWPQPPAIERLGELTAKTLLIIGKEDSPDNLRVANYFRKHSDARIIEVPGADHMVNLTHPEKLYRQITSFMKE; encoded by the coding sequence ATGGATTTGTATTACGAAGTTAATGGTAATGGTCATCCTGTGGTTCTCCTCACTGGTGGTGCTGATGTACGGAACTGGACATTTGTCGCATCTCTTTTAGCGAAACACTTCAAGGTCGTTGCTTTTGACGGACGTGGGACCGGGAAATCACCGTCCCCTTTAGAAGATGTCAACCCTGTTGAAGATTTGCTGTCGTTACTTGAACATCTAGAAATCAATCAGGCGACACTCATCGGTCACTCAATGGGTGGCCAAATTGCCACTGAATTCGCTCTGAATTATCCTGAAATGGTTTCAAAACTTGTTTTGCTTGCGCCTGGATTATCTGGGTTTAGCTATTCAAAGGAATTTGAAAAGAATATGAAGAAGATTCATGAAGCCGCTCCCGATATCGATAAGATGGTAGAGCTTTTGCTCAGTGATCCATCGTATCGCGTTGTAACGGTGAGTCCTCACCGGAATTTGATGGTTCAAATGCTCAGGCACCATATGAAGCGAATGTTTGATTGGCCGGCTGTTAAATTGATTTGGCCGCAACCACCGGCCATCGAAAGATTAGGAGAATTGACGGCCAAAACATTATTGATAATCGGTAAGGAGGATTCACCCGATAACCTTCGTGTTGCCAATTACTTTCGAAAGCACTCAGACGCTCGAATCATAGAAGTTCCAGGTGCTGACCATATGGTCAATCTCACCCATCCCGAGAAGCTGTATCGTCAAATTACTAGTTTTATGAAGGAATGA
- a CDS encoding beta-propeller fold lactonase family protein has translation MQIINNYFRERVSMVYMMTNNEVMNQIIAFYRDMNGMLTFVGAYPTHGRGTGSKEVSTATANDGIDPLASQGALTLSRDRRFLLAVNAGDNSISSFIITDSGALVFMDVKPSGGAQPNSVDVFGNIVYVSNVGNATNNFASNITGFRIDDNGRLTPIPESIYSLSTVNAQPAQVLFTPDGSKILVSELTSNHLCVFHVNQKGTLTGPIVNDSYGQGPLGAYFLSSGILLVTEAVSNALSSYSLSNDGILQVLSGSVPSGYMTACWVVTTRDERFAYITNTLSGTISTYQIDPNGALSVVKHITSTPPGTAPGLPMDVRVSRDGRHFYTLNGNQGTVSVFNIQDDGSLVRLQVAAWTNIPYFGSQGLAVL, from the coding sequence ATGCAGATCATCAACAATTATTTTCGTGAGCGTGTGAGTATGGTGTACATGATGACAAATAATGAAGTAATGAATCAAATCATTGCCTTTTACAGGGACATGAATGGAATGCTCACATTTGTGGGTGCCTACCCAACTCATGGTAGAGGTACTGGTTCAAAGGAAGTCTCCACTGCAACTGCAAACGATGGCATCGACCCTCTTGCGTCACAAGGCGCCCTTACTTTGTCTCGTGATCGGCGTTTCCTACTTGCTGTTAACGCCGGTGACAATAGTATAAGTAGTTTCATCATAACCGACTCCGGAGCACTTGTTTTCATGGATGTGAAGCCATCAGGAGGTGCTCAGCCCAACAGCGTAGATGTGTTTGGTAATATTGTCTATGTTTCCAATGTAGGGAATGCCACTAACAATTTTGCTTCCAATATCACTGGTTTTCGCATAGATGATAACGGACGGCTTACTCCTATTCCCGAATCCATCTATTCTCTCAGTACCGTCAATGCTCAGCCGGCTCAGGTTCTCTTCACTCCTGACGGTAGCAAAATCCTTGTATCCGAGCTTACTTCAAACCATCTATGTGTATTTCATGTGAATCAAAAGGGTACGCTTACAGGGCCGATCGTTAATGATTCTTATGGTCAAGGGCCATTGGGTGCATATTTTCTATCGTCCGGAATCCTCTTAGTTACAGAAGCTGTTTCAAATGCGTTGTCATCTTATTCATTGAGCAATGACGGTATCCTTCAGGTGCTCAGCGGTTCTGTACCAAGCGGTTATATGACTGCTTGTTGGGTTGTAACAACGAGAGATGAACGTTTTGCATACATTACCAACACTTTAAGCGGCACCATCTCGACATACCAAATTGATCCCAATGGAGCACTGTCAGTGGTAAAGCATATTACCAGTACACCGCCAGGTACAGCACCGGGTCTTCCGATGGATGTTAGAGTGAGCAGAGATGGACGGCATTTTTACACCCTTAACGGAAATCAGGGAACAGTTTCAGTATTTAATATTCAAGATGATGGTAGTCTAGTAAGATTGCAGGTTGCTGCCTGGACTAACATTCCTTACTTTGGTTCGCAAGGTTTAGCTGTTCTTTGA
- a CDS encoding M20 family metallopeptidase produces the protein MLDDLIEFVRKESPSYNKELVDECGTYLSQLFQKRLDVGYELIEEKKVGNHLKFTIGEGKPQILIIGHFDTVWKEGRLSLRKEGNKLYGPGILDMKGGIIQSLWAIKAIQELNLPLNKKIVFLCNSDEEIGSGASKKYIEEEAQKSDAVLVAEPAVAGSGALKTARKGTGTFDIKIWGRAAHAGNHHEEGINAIEELARQVIVLQELTNYEKGTTVNVGTFTGGSGRNVVPEYAEAHVDLRVSTEEEARRVTNIILNLKPILKGIKLEVTGGLNRPPMVKSEQTRELFECAQSVASELGMKLEEASVGGGSDGNFTAAIGIPTLDGLGSCGKGIHAEYEHIQIDTLPERASLFANLLLRL, from the coding sequence ATGTTGGATGATTTGATTGAATTTGTAAGAAAAGAATCACCTTCATACAATAAAGAATTAGTTGATGAGTGCGGTACATATTTAAGCCAGCTCTTTCAAAAGCGATTGGATGTAGGATACGAATTAATAGAAGAAAAAAAAGTGGGGAATCACCTGAAATTTACAATCGGAGAAGGTAAACCACAAATTTTGATCATAGGGCATTTTGATACAGTTTGGAAAGAAGGCAGACTTAGTCTTAGAAAGGAAGGAAATAAACTGTATGGCCCTGGTATTTTAGATATGAAAGGTGGTATTATCCAATCTTTATGGGCAATTAAAGCCATTCAAGAGCTAAATCTTCCGTTAAATAAAAAAATCGTTTTTCTTTGCAATTCAGATGAAGAAATTGGTTCAGGCGCTTCTAAGAAATACATTGAAGAAGAAGCACAAAAAAGTGATGCTGTATTAGTGGCTGAACCTGCTGTAGCTGGATCAGGAGCTTTAAAAACAGCTCGCAAAGGAACAGGAACTTTCGATATAAAAATATGGGGGCGGGCTGCCCATGCTGGTAATCATCATGAAGAAGGCATCAATGCTATTGAAGAACTAGCTCGGCAAGTGATTGTACTGCAAGAATTGACCAATTACGAAAAAGGAACAACTGTCAATGTAGGAACGTTTACTGGAGGAAGTGGGAGAAACGTGGTTCCCGAATACGCAGAAGCTCATGTTGACTTACGTGTCTCAACAGAAGAAGAAGCAAGACGAGTGACGAATATCATTTTAAATTTAAAACCAATTTTAAAAGGAATCAAATTAGAAGTAACCGGTGGCTTGAATCGACCACCAATGGTGAAATCTGAGCAAACAAGAGAACTGTTTGAATGTGCTCAATCTGTTGCATCCGAACTTGGCATGAAATTAGAAGAAGCATCTGTTGGTGGAGGAAGTGATGGGAATTTTACAGCAGCTATTGGTATTCCAACTCTTGACGGTTTAGGTTCGTGTGGAAAAGGAATTCATGCAGAATATGAACATATTCAAATTGATACACTCCCTGAACGGGCTTCTTTATTTGCGAATTTGTTATTGAGACTGTAG
- a CDS encoding Na+/H+ antiporter NhaC family protein codes for MIMQSTAQKLVPKPIKRKTFKQPDAYVLLFYILIACTIATYLVPAGVFDRIKKGDITMTVPGSYHVVKSTPVNFLEIFTAIQSGMVAGAPLIFLILFTGGALAVIDKTGAIDTFIRSIINLCKGKVLLLIIPICFMFSILGTTGIIVNSVIAFIPIGVMIARKLKLDAIFGVSIIYLGTYAGWNVSLISPQTLGLSQRIAELPLLSGMGFRIVIYLTFLLCTILYIYRYARKVQNTGHSILGLEKFPNSLGVSENEIQTQKLTLQHKLVLLFSGGSLLAFIICTLIFKWTESEMAGLFIFIAIGAGLISRMNVNDIAKTFMAGCQKLVYGALIVGMARAVIVVLEHGQLLDTIIYHLSTLLAPLSPVTGTLGMFLGSAALHFLISSGSGESAMLMPILVPLADLLHITRQVAVQSVLFGEGVVNCINPTSGVLMAILATSGISYGKWLKFMIPLSILWAILAAIFLTIGVLIKWGPF; via the coding sequence ATAATTATGCAATCTACGGCTCAAAAACTGGTTCCTAAACCTATTAAAAGAAAAACATTTAAACAACCTGATGCTTATGTTCTTTTGTTTTATATTTTAATTGCCTGCACCATTGCGACATATCTTGTACCGGCTGGGGTATTCGATCGAATTAAAAAAGGTGATATTACGATGACTGTCCCTGGAAGTTATCATGTAGTAAAATCCACTCCTGTTAATTTTCTTGAAATTTTTACTGCAATTCAAAGTGGAATGGTCGCCGGTGCTCCTTTGATTTTTCTTATTTTATTTACTGGTGGTGCATTGGCAGTTATTGATAAAACGGGAGCAATTGATACTTTCATTCGGAGTATTATTAATTTATGTAAGGGGAAGGTACTTCTACTCATTATTCCTATTTGTTTCATGTTTTCTATACTTGGTACTACCGGAATTATCGTGAACTCCGTTATTGCCTTTATCCCTATAGGTGTAATGATTGCTCGCAAATTAAAATTAGACGCTATTTTTGGAGTATCTATCATTTATCTAGGTACTTATGCAGGGTGGAATGTTTCTCTTATAAGCCCACAAACATTAGGCTTATCACAGCGTATTGCTGAGCTTCCATTATTATCTGGAATGGGTTTCCGTATTGTCATTTATCTAACTTTCTTACTATGTACAATATTATATATATATCGATATGCACGTAAAGTTCAGAACACTGGGCACAGTATTTTAGGTTTGGAAAAATTCCCTAATTCTTTAGGTGTCAGCGAGAACGAAATACAAACACAGAAATTAACATTACAACATAAGCTTGTTTTATTATTTTCAGGTGGATCTTTACTAGCATTTATTATTTGCACACTCATTTTTAAATGGACTGAAAGCGAAATGGCAGGTTTATTTATTTTTATAGCTATAGGTGCTGGGCTTATCTCTCGAATGAATGTGAATGATATCGCTAAAACATTTATGGCTGGATGTCAGAAACTTGTATACGGTGCATTAATTGTAGGAATGGCCCGAGCTGTAATTGTTGTGCTTGAACATGGCCAACTTCTCGATACCATTATATACCACCTTTCGACTCTTTTGGCTCCACTTTCTCCTGTTACTGGAACCTTAGGTATGTTTTTAGGAAGTGCAGCTCTTCATTTTTTAATTTCTTCTGGTTCAGGAGAATCAGCTATGTTAATGCCAATATTGGTGCCACTTGCTGATTTGTTGCATATTACTCGTCAAGTAGCTGTACAATCTGTTTTATTTGGGGAAGGCGTAGTGAATTGTATTAATCCAACCTCAGGTGTGTTAATGGCAATATTGGCTACTAGTGGTATTTCATATGGCAAATGGCTTAAATTTATGATTCCTTTATCGATCTTATGGGCAATCTTAGCAGCCATTTTCTTAACAATTGGTGTATTAATAAAATGGGGTCCTTTTTAA